A single window of Maylandia zebra isolate NMK-2024a linkage group LG2, Mzebra_GT3a, whole genome shotgun sequence DNA harbors:
- the LOC143420754 gene encoding uncharacterized protein LOC143420754 has protein sequence MSSTQKDQHGARSQRSQEADKPHRRKGEKKHTCDECGKGFTEKAKLKRHQVIHTGERPFSCDLCGKSFSLKGYLKQHQLVHSGVKAYSCDQCGRAFTHSSSLQRHLVTHSGIKAYSCDECGKSFSLKDSLKQHQLIHSGVKAYSCDQCGRAFTRSSSLQSHLVTHSGIKPYSCDDCGKGFTVTASLKQHQVIHTGERPFSCDLCGKSFSFKRSLKEHQLIHSGVKAYSCDQCGRAFTHSSSLQKHLVTHSGIKAYSCDICGKTFSQRRSRNTHLRIHTRHDVYCCEQCGKYFTTDADLQRHMFTHTEERPYQCDLCEKTFKSPRHLRQHQQIHTRKRLYKCSYCEKQSDTDGSSSQPCHHCGGGKDFHCDLCGKTFSRQNTLKVHQRRHTGDKLKYCKECGRSFTKTNHLKQHELIHSGVKKHLCDQCGSSFTTAGQLKSHKRVHTGENPHKCRHCDRSFSQSGNRNIHERGHMEGNYSCDQCDKSFRNLSSYSAHKRSHVTNKLFHCYQCAQTFTSLSALCKHQRDHSGLKSLPSLDHSESEDTERSSGFCVRLKKLEIRLHRVQIESPVKI, from the exons gaccaacatggagccagaagtcagcgctctcaggaggccgacaaacctcacagaagaaagggagagaaaaaacacacctgtgacgagtgtgggaagggttttactgagaaggctaaactaaaacggcatcaggtcatccacactggagagagaccgttcagctgtgacttgtgtggaaagtctttttccttgaagggttacctaaaacaacaccaactcgtccacagtggagttaaagcgtacagctgtgatcagtgtggcagagcttttactcacagtagcagcttacagaggcatctagttacccactctggaattaaggcatacagctgtgacgagtgtggaaagtctttttccttgaaggattccctaaaacaacaccaactcatccacagtggagttaaagcgtacagctgtgatcagtgtggcagagcttttactcgcagtagcagcttacagagtcatctagttacccactctggaattaagccatacagctgtgacgactgtgggaagggttttactgtgacggcttcactaaaacagcatcaggtcatccacactggagagagaccgttcagctgtgacttgtgtggaaagtctttttccttcaagCGTTCCCTAAAagaacaccaactcatccacagtggagttaaagcgtacagctgtgatcagtgtggcagagcttttactcacagtagcagcttacagaagcatctagttacccactctggaattaaggcatacagctgtgacatctgtggaaaaactttcagccagagaaggagccgaaatacacacctacgcattcacactagacatgatgtgtactgctgtgaacagtgtggcaaatactttacaacagacgcagacttacaacgacacatgtttacccacactgaggagagaccttatcaatgtgacctgtgtgagaagacttttaaatctccacgtcacctgagacaacaccaacagatccacaccagaaagagactctacaagtgcagctactgtgag aagcagagcgacacagatggatccagttctcaaccctgtcatcactgtggtggtgggaaagactttcattgtgacctctgtggaaaaactttcagtcggcaaaataccctaaaagtacatcaacgtagacacactggagacaaactgaaatactgcaaagaatgtgggagaagcttcaccaaaACAAATcacttaaaacaacatgaactgattcacagtggggttaaaaagcacctctgtgatcagtgtgggtcatccttcaccactgcaggtcagcttaaatcacacaaacgagtccacacaggagagaatccacacaagtgcagacactgtgacagaagcttctcacagtcaggtaatcgtaacattcatgaacgtggacacatggaaggaaactacagctgtgaccagtgtgacaagagcttcaggaatctcagttcatactctgcacacaaacgatcccacgttactaataaactgtttcactgttaccaatgtgcccaaacattcacctcattgtctgctctgtgcaaacatcagcgcgatcactcagggctgaaatcactcccatcactggatcacagtgaatctgaagacacagaaagatcctctggtttctgtgtcagactcaaaaagcttgagatcaggctccacagagttcagatagaatctcCTGTAAAAATCTGA